GTCAGTATGCCTTCGTGGGAACTGTTTGACGAACAGGATCAGAAATATCAGGACAGCGTCCTGCCGCCCGGAATCAAAGCGCGTGTGGCTGTCGAGCAGGCCAGCACCTTCGGATGGACGAGGTTCGTAGGCGCTTCAGGAACGATCATCGGAATGAATACATTTGGCGCTTCTGCGCCGCTGAAAGAATTACAGCAGAAGTTTGGCTTCACACCTGAGAAAGTTGTCGGCGTGGTACGGGAACAGCTTACGAAAGAGAGTTGAGAACATGGCAAAATCGGAAATCTCCGTAGTCAATTCGCTCAAGGAATTGAAGAAGTATGGCCAGTCAATCTGGTTCGATTATATTCGGCGCAGTCTGATCACAAGCGGTGAGCTGCAGCGCATGATCGATGAAGACGGGTTGGCAGGCGTCACTTCGAATCCGGCCATTTTTGAAAAAGCCATCACCGGAAGCACGGACTACACCGAAGCGCTCCGCGAACTCGAAAAACGTCCCGACATGGATGCGATGGCGCTGTACGAGGCAATTGCGATTCGCGACATCCAGGACGCCACCGATGTCTTGCGGACGGTCTATCAGAGCAGCAACGCCCGGGACGGATATGTCAGTCTCGAAGTGTCGCCGTATCTTGCCCACGACACTCAAGGCACGATCGAAGAGGCGCGCCGGCTGTGGAAAACGGTCGGCCGGGAAAACCTGATGGTTAAAGTGCCGGCGACGGATGAGGGTATCCCGGCGATCGAGCAGCTCATCAGCGAAGGAATCAATGTCAACGTGACACTCCTGTTTGCCCAGGAGATGTATGAGCGCGTGGCGTGGGCTTACGTCTCAGGAATCGAGAAATTTGTGGCTCGGGGCGGCAACCCCGGCAAAATCGCAAGCGTCGCCAGCTTTTTCATCAGCCGCATCGACTCCGCCGTGGATGCCATCGCGACAGCCCGGCTCAAGACCGCGGAATCGGGTGTCGAGCGCGCCCTGCTGCGTAGCATCATGGGAAAAGTGGCGATTGCCAACGCCAAGCTCACCTACCAGCGCTACAAGGAAATTTTTTCCGGCCCGCGCTGGCAGAAGCTCGCTGCCGCAGGCGCACAGACCCAACGCGTTTTGTGGGCGAGCACGGGAACGAAGAATCCGAATTATTCCGATGTTCTGTATGTGGAAGAACTGGTCGGCGCCGACACCGTAAACACCGTTCCGCCGTCGACCTTCGATGCGTTTCGTGACCACGGCCGCCCGCGCGCCAGCCTGACCGAAGATATCGAAGCGGCTCACGACACGATGGAGACACTGGAGAAGCTCGGAATCTCCATGAAACAGGTAACCGGCGATCTCGTCGTCCAGGCGGTCAAACTGTTCGTCGAACCTTTCGACAAACTGCTCAGCACGGTCGACCGCAAATGCAAATTCGTGCCGGCCGGCGAGTTGGCCCCGCAAACCTATAATGTCTCGGCCGACGCCGCCAAAGCGATCGAAACATCGCTGGAGGAATGGAAACTCAGCGGCAAGGTGCGCCGCATGTGGGCACGCGACGCCTCGGTCTGGACCCGGTCGGACGAAGGAAAATGGCTCGGCTGGCTTGGCATCACAGAGGATCAGATCGCACATGCCGATCATCTCCGTGATCTTTCGAAGGAAATCCAGGCCGGGCAATTCACTTCCATATTGTTGCTGGGTATGGGTGGCTCCAGCCTGTGCCCGGAAGTTCTCAAAATGACCTTCGGAAAAATCGACGGTTTTCCGGAGTTGCACGTCCTGGATTCGACCGATCCGGCACAAATCCGCGCCATTGAAAAGAAAGTCGATCTTTCGAAAACCCTGTTCATCGTTTCGAGCAAGTCGGGATCGACGCTCGAGCCGAACATCTTCAAGCAGTACTTTTTCGAACGGGCACAGCAAGTGCTCGGCCGTCATCCCGGAGATCGATTCATCGCGGTGACCGATCCCGGATCGAAGATGCAGGAAGTCGCGGAGGGCGATTCGTTCCGGCACGTGTTTTTCGGTGTGCCCAGCATCGGTGGCCGC
This window of the Terriglobia bacterium genome carries:
- a CDS encoding bifunctional transaldolase/phosoglucose isomerase; its protein translation is MAKSEISVVNSLKELKKYGQSIWFDYIRRSLITSGELQRMIDEDGLAGVTSNPAIFEKAITGSTDYTEALRELEKRPDMDAMALYEAIAIRDIQDATDVLRTVYQSSNARDGYVSLEVSPYLAHDTQGTIEEARRLWKTVGRENLMVKVPATDEGIPAIEQLISEGINVNVTLLFAQEMYERVAWAYVSGIEKFVARGGNPGKIASVASFFISRIDSAVDAIATARLKTAESGVERALLRSIMGKVAIANAKLTYQRYKEIFSGPRWQKLAAAGAQTQRVLWASTGTKNPNYSDVLYVEELVGADTVNTVPPSTFDAFRDHGRPRASLTEDIEAAHDTMETLEKLGISMKQVTGDLVVQAVKLFVEPFDKLLSTVDRKCKFVPAGELAPQTYNVSADAAKAIETSLEEWKLSGKVRRMWARDASVWTRSDEGKWLGWLGITEDQIAHADHLRDLSKEIQAGQFTSILLLGMGGSSLCPEVLKMTFGKIDGFPELHVLDSTDPAQIRAIEKKVDLSKTLFIVSSKSGSTLEPNIFKQYFFERAQQVLGRHPGDRFIAVTDPGSKMQEVAEGDSFRHVFFGVPSIGGRYSALSDFGMVPAAAAGIDAARFLDLADEMAIACSSCPPIEKNPGVVLGTVLGALAKQGRDKVTFIASPGISDLGAWLEQLLAESTGKDGKGLIPVDREPIGPPEVYGNDRVFVYIRLSSAPDAEQDRAVDVLSAAGHPLVRIQVSDPYRLGQEFFRWEIATAVAGSILGINAFNQPDVEASKIATKKLTSEFEKTGSLPAEQPFLEEDGIKLFADEANASSLQSAAGSDKSLTACLRAHLNTLKAGDYLALLAYVEMNKTHEDQLQTMRKAVRDTRHVATCLGFGPRFLHSTGQAYKGGPNTGVFLQITADDAADLPVPGQKYTFGVVKSAQARGDFQVLADRKRRALRVHLGADVAAGLAKLAGAIQKALA